A window of Plutella xylostella chromosome 19, ilPluXylo3.1, whole genome shotgun sequence contains these coding sequences:
- the LOC105391373 gene encoding uncharacterized protein LOC105391373 isoform X2 has translation MKPRGASVMHAFTALTMLTMANAQTTCNQGMGRVMYERLPNQQLHGFDDDVVRETAPPFRVLEKCQDLCLRDRSGNSLVRTCNSIDFQPGARIAAFSPEPEYEESTCYLTREQAAPEGIGTLMIVPNSVHFNEICLTSNRPERECPSRRYVFERHARKRLKLPPSDLKEIMVANRTECEDKCLGEFSFVCRSATYDSALRTCSLSRFTRRTHPEMLEDDHNADYLENTCLNAERRCDGLAVFIKEENKRLGGPFEADVFSNMTLEECQAMCVRAEKYFCRSIEHDAMTRQCVLSEEDSVSQKDDVTVSASPTHHFYDLVCLDNLSHRAARGTEYPDNSVTSHLFSPGRRPDTAFQRYRNSRITGEFHSEITGRSLSECLDECLRQTSFQCRSAVYSDRARTCRLSRYNQKDGMRLLYDPDFDYYENLMHQLVSGEGEAGGAGSGSQPWGRPTTTGGNSGDRDRDRDRDRDRDRDRDRYPSGGDRDRDRDRDRYPDDDRYPDDDRYGRPDDRYPPGADYDLYLDRYPGGDRYPDDRYPPGVGLDRYPPGVGLDRYPPGVGYPAPAAYPAPAAYPAGGRYPAAGDRYPVDSGRYPYYDYPTTNDIGRYPASDRYPVSRYPVDTYPDRYPASRYPEDRYPMSGGGRYPSRPGYYNTNRYPAADDRYPSRDWSGRYPYSRYPVGVNREPIIPLGGTPDYYNKYPQTGSSYPPGYGRGGYYGAGPAPDLIGADRYPERGRPVVPVGPDRYPVEPRPIFGIRRPVERPGGYRGSYPPPERPIGAPAYGGYEPDGPIGPGAPIPVGGPIGGPLGGPVGGPPIGQRPWQGSRCEDDSFRQVGRQRMQRRFVRRFTTAQSLAQCQRECIEARDFICRSFNFRDAGFNGEARDNCELSDRDTRELDAANPAHFDNTANEYDFYERALGRIADDCLDVSQVCNEDGMEFTLRLPEGFYGRMYTYGFYDRCFFRGNGGNVNVLRISGAHGYPECGTQRYGDTMTNIVVVQFSDNVQTSRDKRFNLTCLFRGPAEAVVTSNYIGAGSGSPIPIEYLPEESSLNSKVRLMILYQGRPTTTIAVGDPLTFRLEAQDGYNYATDIFATNVIARDPYSGRSVQLIDRVGCPVDADVFPELDKGRSGDSLEARFNAFKIPESNFLVFEATVRTCREGCQPAYCPNHSGRSEPSFGRRRRDVANSTIIVTSNDTAEARSDDAPDTSTKKMDKDAVYKVSIEEAEVDKYLKDEVETPSHVRKMIEVFDNRNELLEESGPDSSPVVAAVGTCVSPHHYRALLATLAVLLSLLLAMCTAALYIYRRYWRVLRKNMHASSAAPALRPVTPGPRPTRTSLFAASHMHKPFSLSGLGRTFQEVGDEVGSSGRLANAFDDGSEPIYTDPSLFERSRSLRSLHSLDMKPERRDRHA, from the exons ATGAAGCCGCGAGGGGCGAGCGTCATGCACGCCTTCACCGCACTCACTATGCTCACCATGGCGAACG CCCAAACCACGTGCAACCAAGGGATGGGGCGCGTCATGTACGAACGATTACCCAACCAGCAGCTGCACGGATTCGATGATGATGTT GTCCGCGAGACGGCGCCCCCGTTCCGTGTGCTGGAGAAGTGCCAGGACCTGTGTCTGCGGGACCGCTCGGGCAACAGCCTGGTCCGCACGTGCAACTCCATCGACTTCCAGCCCGGGGCCCGCATCGCCGCCTTCAGCCCCGAGCCCGAGTACGAGGAGTCCACGTGCTACCTCACCAGGGAGCAGGCGGCCCCTGAGGGCATCGGGACGTTGATGATCGTGCCCAATAGCGTGCATTTCAATGAGATTTGCTTGACTT CGAACCGTCCAGAGCGTGAATGTCCGTCCCGCCGGTACGTGTTCGAGCGGCACGCCCGCAAGCGCCTGAAGCTCCCACCTTCAGACCTGAAGGAGATCATGGTGGCCAACCGCACCGAGTGTGAGGACAAGTGCCTCGGGGAGTTCAGCTTCGTCTGTAGATCTGCTACCTACGACTCTGCGTTACGGACCTGTTCGCTAAGCAGGTTTACGAGGAGAACCCATCCAGAGATGCTGGAAGATGACCACAATGCCGATTATTTGGAGAATACTTGCTTGAATG cTGAAAGACGTTGCGACGGTCTAGCCGTGTTCATAAAAGAGGAAAACAAGCGGTTAGGAGGACCTTTCGAAGCAGATGTCTTCTCTAATATGACCCTGGAGGAATGTCAAGCTATGTGCGTCAGGGCCGAAAA GTACTTCTGCCGCTCGATAGAGCATGATGCCATGACTCGTCAGTGTGTGCTGTCGGAAGAAGACTCGGTGTCACAGAAGGATGACGTGACGGTCAGCGCTTCGCCAACGCACCACTTCTACGACCTCGTCTGTCTCGATAATC TTTCTCACCGGGCAGCTCGCGGCACGGAGTACCCGGACAACAGCGTGACGTCACACCTGTTCTCCCCGGGCCGGCGCCCCGACACTGCCTTCCAGCGCTACAGGAACAGCCGCATCACCGGGGAGTTCCATTCCGAGATCACCGGCCGCTCGCTGAGTGAATGTCTGGATGAGTGTCTGAGGCAGACCAGCTTCCAGTGCAG GTCAGCGGTGTACAGTGATCGCGCTAGAACCTGTCGCCTCAGTCGGTACAACCAGAAGGATGGCATGAGGCTCTTGTACGACCCTGACTTCGATTACTACGAGAATTTAATGC ATCAGCTAGTGAGTGGAGAAGGAGAGGCGGGGGGCGCAGGCAGCGGCTCCCAGCCCTGGGGCCGACCCACTACCACAG GTGGTAACAGCGGTGATCGCGACCGCGACCGCGATCGTGATCGCGACCGTGATCGCGACCGCGACCGCTACCCGTCCGGCGGCGACCGCGACCGCGACCGCGACCGGGACCGCTACCCCGACGACGACCGGTACCCTGACGACGACCGGTACGGCAGACCCGACGACCGCTACCCACCCGGCGCCGACTACGACCTCTACCTCGACCGATACCCGGGCGGGGACAGATATCCCGACGACAGATACCCGCCCGGAGTCGGCCTCGACCGCTACCCGCCGGGGGTCGGCCTCGACAGATATCCCCCCGGAGTCGGCtaccccgcccccgccgcctaCCCTGCGCCCGCCGCCTACCCCGCCGGCGGCAGGTACCCCGCAGCAGGCGATCGATACCCAGTTGACAGCGGACGATACCCCTACTACGACTATCCCACCACTAACGATATTGGCAGATACCCGGCTAGTGATCGCTACCCTGTCAGTAGATACCCCGTCGACACTTACCCTGATAGATACCCAGCTAGTCGGTATCCAGAAGACAGATACCCGATGAGCGGTGGTGGCCGGTACCCGAGTAGACCAGGGTACTATAACACTAACAGATACCCTGCTGCTGATGACCGTTACCCATCCAGGGACTGGTCGGGAAGATACCCGTATAGCCGCTACCCTGTCGGTGTGAACCGAGAACCAATAATACCGCTTGGTGGCACTCCTGACTATTATAACAAATATCCGCAGACCGGATCATCCTATCCACCTG GCTATGGTCGTGGAGGCTACTACGGCGCAGGGCCAGCCCCTGACCTCATTGGCGCTGATCGCTACCCCGAGAGAGGTCGACCTGTAGTCCCAGTAGGTCCTGACAG ATACCCAGTGGAACCTAGACCGATATTCGGGATAAGAAGACCAGTAGAAAGGCCTGGAGGATACCGTGGAAGTTATCCGCCTCCAGAGCGTCCTATTG GCGCACCAGCTTATGGGGGCTACGAGCCAGATGGACCGATCGGGCCAGGGGCACCCATTCCAGTTGGTGGACCAATAGGAGGCCCGCTCGGTGGACCAGTGGGAGGCCCTCCAATAGGTCAGAGGCCATGGCAAGGGTCCCGCTGTGAGGATGACAGCTTCAGACAAGTTGGGCGACAGCGCATGCAGAGGAGATTCGTGCGAAGATTTACCACTGCCCAGTCTTTGGCCCAATGCCAGAGGGAGTGCATTGAGGCTAGGGATTTCATCTGCAGGTCTTTCAACTTTAG GGACGCGGGCTTCAACGGAGAAGCCCGGGACAACTGCGAGCTGAGCGACCGCGACACGCGCGAGCTGGACGCCGCCAACCCCGCGCACTTTGATAATACCGCTAATGAGTACGACTTCTACGAGCGAGCCCTGGGGAGGATTGCTGACGACTGTTTGGATG TCTCCCAAGTGTGCAACGAAGACGGAATGGAGTTCACGTTGCGGCTGCCCGAAGGGTTCTACGGTCGTATGTACACGTACGGCTTCTACGACCGCTGTTTCTTCCGCGGCAACGGAGGCAACGTCAACGTGCTGCGCATCAGCGGCGCCCACGGGTACCCCGAGTGTGGGACGCAGCGG TACGGCGACACGATGACCAACATCGTCGTAGTCCAGTTCAGCGACAACGTGCAGACGTCACGCGACAAGCGGTTCAACCTCACCTGCCTGTTCCGCGGCCCGGCCGAGGCCGTCGTCACGTCCAACTACATCGGCGCTGG ATCCGGCAGCCCAATCCCGATAGAGTACCTCCCGGAGGAGAGTTCATTGAACTCGAAGGTGCGGCTGATGATCCTGTACCAGGGGCGTCCCACGACCACCATCGCCGTGGGAGACCCTCTCACGTTCAGGCTGGAGGCTCAGGACGGCTACAACTATGCCACAGATATATTTGCTACGAATGTCATAGCGCGGGATCCATATTCTGGACGATCGGTGCAGCTGATCGATAGAGTCGG GTGTCCAGTGGATGCTGATGTCTTCCCCGAGTTGGACAAGGGTCGGAGCGGCGACTCTCTGGAAGCCAGGTTCAACGCTTTCAAGATACCGGAGTCCAACTTCCTGGTGTTCGAAGCTACAGTGCGGACATGCAGAGAAGGATGCCAACcc GCTTACTGCCCCAACCACTCAGGGAGATCCGAGCCATCCTTTGGCCGCCGTCGCCGGGACGTGGCCAACTCAACCATCATCGTCACATCCAACGACACAGCTGAAGCCAGGTCCGACGATGCACCAGACACCAGCACTAAGAAGATGGATAAAGACGCAGTGTACAAGGTCTCGATCGAAGAGGCTGAGGTGGACAAATATCTGAAGGATGAGGTGGAGACCCCCAGTCATGTGCGGAAGATGATTGAG GTATTCGACAACCGCAACGAGCTGTTAGAAGAGAGTGGCCCGGACTCCTCCCCAGTAGTAGCGGCTGTCGGGACGTGCGTGTCGCCGCACCACTACCGCGCGCTGCTCGCTACACTCGCCGTTCTACTGTCCCTGTTACTGGCCATGTGTACCGCCGCGCTGTATATTTATCG CCGCTACTGGCGTGTGTTGCGTAAGAACATGCACGCGTCgagcgcggcgccggcgctgCGCCCCGTGACGCCGGGCCCGCGCCCCACCAGGACCTCGCTGTTCGCCGCCTCGCACATGCACAAACCATTCTCGCTCAG TGGCCTAGGCAGGACGTTCCAAGAAGTGGGTGACGAAGTGGGGTCGTCGGGCCGGCTAGCCAACGCCTTTGACGACGGCAGCGAGCCGATCTACACCGACCCCTCTCTCTTCGAGCGCTCCCGGTCGCTCCGCTCTCTACACTCCCTGGATATGAAGCCCGAGCGCCGTGATAGACACGCGTAA
- the LOC105391373 gene encoding uncharacterized protein LOC105391373 isoform X1 yields MKPRGASVMHAFTALTMLTMANAQTTCNQGMGRVMYERLPNQQLHGFDDDVVRETAPPFRVLEKCQDLCLRDRSGNSLVRTCNSIDFQPGARIAAFSPEPEYEESTCYLTREQAAPEGIGTLMIVPNSVHFNEICLTSNRPERECPSRRYVFERHARKRLKLPPSDLKEIMVANRTECEDKCLGEFSFVCRSATYDSALRTCSLSRFTRRTHPEMLEDDHNADYLENTCLNAERRCDGLAVFIKEENKRLGGPFEADVFSNMTLEECQAMCVRAEKYFCRSIEHDAMTRQCVLSEEDSVSQKDDVTVSASPTHHFYDLVCLDNLSHRAARGTEYPDNSVTSHLFSPGRRPDTAFQRYRNSRITGEFHSEITGRSLSECLDECLRQTSFQCRSAVYSDRARTCRLSRYNQKDGMRLLYDPDFDYYENLMHQLVSGEGEAGGAGSGSQPWGRPTTTGGNSGDRDRDRDRDRDRDRDRDRYPSGGDRDRDRDRDRYPDDDRYPDDDRYGRPDDRYPPGADYDLYLDRYPGGDRYPDDRYPPGVGLDRYPPGVGLDRYPPGVGYPAPAAYPAPAAYPAGGRYPAAGDRYPVDSGRYPYYDYPTTNDIGRYPASDRYPVSRYPVDTYPDRYPASRYPEDRYPMSGGGRYPSRPGYYNTNRYPAADDRYPSRDWSGRYPYSRYPVGVNREPIIPLGGTPDYYNKYPQTGSSYPPAGYGRGGYYGAGPAPDLIGADRYPERGRPVVPVGPDRYPVEPRPIFGIRRPVERPGGYRGSYPPPERPIGAPAYGGYEPDGPIGPGAPIPVGGPIGGPLGGPVGGPPIGQRPWQGSRCEDDSFRQVGRQRMQRRFVRRFTTAQSLAQCQRECIEARDFICRSFNFRDAGFNGEARDNCELSDRDTRELDAANPAHFDNTANEYDFYERALGRIADDCLDVSQVCNEDGMEFTLRLPEGFYGRMYTYGFYDRCFFRGNGGNVNVLRISGAHGYPECGTQRYGDTMTNIVVVQFSDNVQTSRDKRFNLTCLFRGPAEAVVTSNYIGAGSGSPIPIEYLPEESSLNSKVRLMILYQGRPTTTIAVGDPLTFRLEAQDGYNYATDIFATNVIARDPYSGRSVQLIDRVGCPVDADVFPELDKGRSGDSLEARFNAFKIPESNFLVFEATVRTCREGCQPAYCPNHSGRSEPSFGRRRRDVANSTIIVTSNDTAEARSDDAPDTSTKKMDKDAVYKVSIEEAEVDKYLKDEVETPSHVRKMIEVFDNRNELLEESGPDSSPVVAAVGTCVSPHHYRALLATLAVLLSLLLAMCTAALYIYRRYWRVLRKNMHASSAAPALRPVTPGPRPTRTSLFAASHMHKPFSLSGLGRTFQEVGDEVGSSGRLANAFDDGSEPIYTDPSLFERSRSLRSLHSLDMKPERRDRHA; encoded by the exons ATGAAGCCGCGAGGGGCGAGCGTCATGCACGCCTTCACCGCACTCACTATGCTCACCATGGCGAACG CCCAAACCACGTGCAACCAAGGGATGGGGCGCGTCATGTACGAACGATTACCCAACCAGCAGCTGCACGGATTCGATGATGATGTT GTCCGCGAGACGGCGCCCCCGTTCCGTGTGCTGGAGAAGTGCCAGGACCTGTGTCTGCGGGACCGCTCGGGCAACAGCCTGGTCCGCACGTGCAACTCCATCGACTTCCAGCCCGGGGCCCGCATCGCCGCCTTCAGCCCCGAGCCCGAGTACGAGGAGTCCACGTGCTACCTCACCAGGGAGCAGGCGGCCCCTGAGGGCATCGGGACGTTGATGATCGTGCCCAATAGCGTGCATTTCAATGAGATTTGCTTGACTT CGAACCGTCCAGAGCGTGAATGTCCGTCCCGCCGGTACGTGTTCGAGCGGCACGCCCGCAAGCGCCTGAAGCTCCCACCTTCAGACCTGAAGGAGATCATGGTGGCCAACCGCACCGAGTGTGAGGACAAGTGCCTCGGGGAGTTCAGCTTCGTCTGTAGATCTGCTACCTACGACTCTGCGTTACGGACCTGTTCGCTAAGCAGGTTTACGAGGAGAACCCATCCAGAGATGCTGGAAGATGACCACAATGCCGATTATTTGGAGAATACTTGCTTGAATG cTGAAAGACGTTGCGACGGTCTAGCCGTGTTCATAAAAGAGGAAAACAAGCGGTTAGGAGGACCTTTCGAAGCAGATGTCTTCTCTAATATGACCCTGGAGGAATGTCAAGCTATGTGCGTCAGGGCCGAAAA GTACTTCTGCCGCTCGATAGAGCATGATGCCATGACTCGTCAGTGTGTGCTGTCGGAAGAAGACTCGGTGTCACAGAAGGATGACGTGACGGTCAGCGCTTCGCCAACGCACCACTTCTACGACCTCGTCTGTCTCGATAATC TTTCTCACCGGGCAGCTCGCGGCACGGAGTACCCGGACAACAGCGTGACGTCACACCTGTTCTCCCCGGGCCGGCGCCCCGACACTGCCTTCCAGCGCTACAGGAACAGCCGCATCACCGGGGAGTTCCATTCCGAGATCACCGGCCGCTCGCTGAGTGAATGTCTGGATGAGTGTCTGAGGCAGACCAGCTTCCAGTGCAG GTCAGCGGTGTACAGTGATCGCGCTAGAACCTGTCGCCTCAGTCGGTACAACCAGAAGGATGGCATGAGGCTCTTGTACGACCCTGACTTCGATTACTACGAGAATTTAATGC ATCAGCTAGTGAGTGGAGAAGGAGAGGCGGGGGGCGCAGGCAGCGGCTCCCAGCCCTGGGGCCGACCCACTACCACAG GTGGTAACAGCGGTGATCGCGACCGCGACCGCGATCGTGATCGCGACCGTGATCGCGACCGCGACCGCTACCCGTCCGGCGGCGACCGCGACCGCGACCGCGACCGGGACCGCTACCCCGACGACGACCGGTACCCTGACGACGACCGGTACGGCAGACCCGACGACCGCTACCCACCCGGCGCCGACTACGACCTCTACCTCGACCGATACCCGGGCGGGGACAGATATCCCGACGACAGATACCCGCCCGGAGTCGGCCTCGACCGCTACCCGCCGGGGGTCGGCCTCGACAGATATCCCCCCGGAGTCGGCtaccccgcccccgccgcctaCCCTGCGCCCGCCGCCTACCCCGCCGGCGGCAGGTACCCCGCAGCAGGCGATCGATACCCAGTTGACAGCGGACGATACCCCTACTACGACTATCCCACCACTAACGATATTGGCAGATACCCGGCTAGTGATCGCTACCCTGTCAGTAGATACCCCGTCGACACTTACCCTGATAGATACCCAGCTAGTCGGTATCCAGAAGACAGATACCCGATGAGCGGTGGTGGCCGGTACCCGAGTAGACCAGGGTACTATAACACTAACAGATACCCTGCTGCTGATGACCGTTACCCATCCAGGGACTGGTCGGGAAGATACCCGTATAGCCGCTACCCTGTCGGTGTGAACCGAGAACCAATAATACCGCTTGGTGGCACTCCTGACTATTATAACAAATATCCGCAGACCGGATCATCCTATCCACCTG CAGGCTATGGTCGTGGAGGCTACTACGGCGCAGGGCCAGCCCCTGACCTCATTGGCGCTGATCGCTACCCCGAGAGAGGTCGACCTGTAGTCCCAGTAGGTCCTGACAG ATACCCAGTGGAACCTAGACCGATATTCGGGATAAGAAGACCAGTAGAAAGGCCTGGAGGATACCGTGGAAGTTATCCGCCTCCAGAGCGTCCTATTG GCGCACCAGCTTATGGGGGCTACGAGCCAGATGGACCGATCGGGCCAGGGGCACCCATTCCAGTTGGTGGACCAATAGGAGGCCCGCTCGGTGGACCAGTGGGAGGCCCTCCAATAGGTCAGAGGCCATGGCAAGGGTCCCGCTGTGAGGATGACAGCTTCAGACAAGTTGGGCGACAGCGCATGCAGAGGAGATTCGTGCGAAGATTTACCACTGCCCAGTCTTTGGCCCAATGCCAGAGGGAGTGCATTGAGGCTAGGGATTTCATCTGCAGGTCTTTCAACTTTAG GGACGCGGGCTTCAACGGAGAAGCCCGGGACAACTGCGAGCTGAGCGACCGCGACACGCGCGAGCTGGACGCCGCCAACCCCGCGCACTTTGATAATACCGCTAATGAGTACGACTTCTACGAGCGAGCCCTGGGGAGGATTGCTGACGACTGTTTGGATG TCTCCCAAGTGTGCAACGAAGACGGAATGGAGTTCACGTTGCGGCTGCCCGAAGGGTTCTACGGTCGTATGTACACGTACGGCTTCTACGACCGCTGTTTCTTCCGCGGCAACGGAGGCAACGTCAACGTGCTGCGCATCAGCGGCGCCCACGGGTACCCCGAGTGTGGGACGCAGCGG TACGGCGACACGATGACCAACATCGTCGTAGTCCAGTTCAGCGACAACGTGCAGACGTCACGCGACAAGCGGTTCAACCTCACCTGCCTGTTCCGCGGCCCGGCCGAGGCCGTCGTCACGTCCAACTACATCGGCGCTGG ATCCGGCAGCCCAATCCCGATAGAGTACCTCCCGGAGGAGAGTTCATTGAACTCGAAGGTGCGGCTGATGATCCTGTACCAGGGGCGTCCCACGACCACCATCGCCGTGGGAGACCCTCTCACGTTCAGGCTGGAGGCTCAGGACGGCTACAACTATGCCACAGATATATTTGCTACGAATGTCATAGCGCGGGATCCATATTCTGGACGATCGGTGCAGCTGATCGATAGAGTCGG GTGTCCAGTGGATGCTGATGTCTTCCCCGAGTTGGACAAGGGTCGGAGCGGCGACTCTCTGGAAGCCAGGTTCAACGCTTTCAAGATACCGGAGTCCAACTTCCTGGTGTTCGAAGCTACAGTGCGGACATGCAGAGAAGGATGCCAACcc GCTTACTGCCCCAACCACTCAGGGAGATCCGAGCCATCCTTTGGCCGCCGTCGCCGGGACGTGGCCAACTCAACCATCATCGTCACATCCAACGACACAGCTGAAGCCAGGTCCGACGATGCACCAGACACCAGCACTAAGAAGATGGATAAAGACGCAGTGTACAAGGTCTCGATCGAAGAGGCTGAGGTGGACAAATATCTGAAGGATGAGGTGGAGACCCCCAGTCATGTGCGGAAGATGATTGAG GTATTCGACAACCGCAACGAGCTGTTAGAAGAGAGTGGCCCGGACTCCTCCCCAGTAGTAGCGGCTGTCGGGACGTGCGTGTCGCCGCACCACTACCGCGCGCTGCTCGCTACACTCGCCGTTCTACTGTCCCTGTTACTGGCCATGTGTACCGCCGCGCTGTATATTTATCG CCGCTACTGGCGTGTGTTGCGTAAGAACATGCACGCGTCgagcgcggcgccggcgctgCGCCCCGTGACGCCGGGCCCGCGCCCCACCAGGACCTCGCTGTTCGCCGCCTCGCACATGCACAAACCATTCTCGCTCAG TGGCCTAGGCAGGACGTTCCAAGAAGTGGGTGACGAAGTGGGGTCGTCGGGCCGGCTAGCCAACGCCTTTGACGACGGCAGCGAGCCGATCTACACCGACCCCTCTCTCTTCGAGCGCTCCCGGTCGCTCCGCTCTCTACACTCCCTGGATATGAAGCCCGAGCGCCGTGATAGACACGCGTAA